GAGGAAGTCCAGCACGTACGCCAGGGGCGCGCCGTGGAAGTTGCCGTTCGACTCCACGCGCCCGTCGGCCAGCACGGCCGGGTTGTCGATGGCGCTGGCCAGCTCCCGCCCGGCCACGGTGGCGGCGTGCGCGATCGTGTCGCGGGCGGCGCCGGCGACCTGGGGCGCGCAGCGCAGCGAGTAGGCGTCCTGGACGCGGGTGCAGGCCGCCGGGTCGCGGTGGCTGGCCATGATCCCGGAGTCGCGCAGCACCTTCGTCATGTTCGCGGCGGACAGCGCCTGGCCCGGGTGCGGCCGCAGCGCCTGCAGCTCGGGGGCGAACACGCGGTCGGTGCCGAGCAGCGCCTCCACGCTCATCGCGGCGCTCACGTCGGCGGTCCTGACGAGCCTGGTGAGGTCGTCGATGGCCAGGATCAGCATGCCGAGCATGCCGTCCGTGCCGTTGATCAGCGCCAGGCCCTCCTTGGCGGCCAGCTCGACCGGGTCGATTTTGGCCTGCTTGAGCGCCTCGGCCGCCGGCTGCACGGTGCCGGAGGCGTCCCGTACGACGCCCTCGCCCATGAGGGTGAGCGCCACGTGGGCCAGCGGCGCCAGGTCGCCCGAGCAGCCGAGGCTGCCGTACTCGTGCACGATCGGGGTGATGCCCGCGCTGATCAGCGCGGCGAGGGTCTTGGCCGTGGTCGGCCTGATGCCGGTGTGGCCGGTCGCGAGCGTGCTGAGCCGCAGCAGCATCAGCGCGCGCACCACCTCGGTCTCCACCTCGGGGCCGCTGCCCGCCGCGTGCGAGCGCACCAGCGAGCGCTGGAGCTGGGCGCGCAGCGCCGGGTCGATGTGCCGCGTGGCCAGCGCGCCGAACCCGGTCGAGATGCCGTACGCCGGCACCGGGCTCTCGGCCAGCTCGTTGACCCGCTGGCGGGCCGCCGCGATGGCGGCGATGGCGTCGTCGGTGAGCTGGACGGGGGCTCCGTGGCGGGCCACCCTGATGACGTCGTCGAAGGTCAGTGGCTCCGGACCGACGTTCACGACTCCGTTGTCGCGCATGGTGCGTCTCTCTCGTTCAGGTAACCGGCGTAACCGATGTTAGCCCCTTACCGGAGAACAGTTCCGCCAGCCCCTCCCTGCCCTCGTCGGTGAGGACCACCGCCCTGGGCACGCTCCCCCTCCGGTACCAGCCGCGTTCGAACAGCACCTCCGTGATCGCCGCCCCGAGCGCGCCGCCGAGGTGCGCCCGGCGCTCGGTCCAGTCAAGGCACTCGGGCGCGAAGCGCCGCCTGGACCGGCGCGCGCCCGCCACGTCCACACCGAGCCGCGACAGCAACCGCTCCCCCGCCTGCGTCACGTCGTGGCCGTCGTAGTAGCCGCCCTCCTTGAGCCGGTCGAGCAGCCCGACCCCGGCCCGCCCGGCGAGGTGGTCGTAGCAGGTGCGGGCCTCCTCCAGCTGCCTGGCCTGCCGCGACTGGCGCAGGGAGCGCACCGGCGGGCGGGCGCTGATCCGCGCCAGCACCTCCAGCACCTCGGCGATCTCGTGCCCGGCCAGGCGGTAGTAGCGGTGGCGGCCCTGGCGCACGACGTCCACCAGCCCGCCGTCGAGCAGCTTGGCCAGGTGGGCGCTCGCGGTGGCGGCGCTGACCCCGGACATCCTGGCCAGCTCCCCCGCCGCCAGCGCCCGCCCGCCGAGCAGCGCCGTCAGGATCGCGGCCCGGGTGGGGTCGGCGATCAGCGCGGCGACGGGAGCGATGTCGGCGTCCCTGGCGATGTGTTCCATGCCTGTGACGCTAGTACGGCGACCTTTCGACGGGCGTCGAAGGGTCAGCGTTTGCCGAGCGCCTTCCTGATCAGGTCGCGGGCCCGGTCCATGACCACGAGCGGCGGGCCCATGAGCAGGTTCCTGGTCGCGGACTCCGTGCCGGGGTGCGGGCGGGTCGGCGCGAGCGTCTCGGCCGCGCGTACCGCCGCCGCCATCGCCCGCCGCTCCGCGACGGAGGTCTGCGCGCGCAGCCGGGCGAACTCGTAGCGCTCCTCGCTGCGGGCGTGCGCGGACACGGCGGTACGCAGCGCCGCCAGGCCGTCCCAGAACTGGGGGTGGTCCACGCCGCTCCTGTGCAGGTCGAGCAGGAGGCGCTTGGCCCTGTTCTCCTCGGTCAGCCGGTCCGCCACCACGCCCCGGCCGTTGTCGAGCTTTCTGCGCGCGTACGGGTGGACGATCTCCTCCTCGGCCGTCTCGTGCACGGACAACATGCGCGTCAGCCGGTCGAAGGCCGCCTCCACCTTGTCCGGAGGCGCCTGCTCCACCTCGTCGAACAGATCCCTGATCCGGCCGTGCTGGGCCATCAGGAGCTCGATGACATCTTGTTCAGCCACGTCAGCGCCCGTACCCCGGCCCGCCCCCGGCACGCGCCGCGTTACCGAACCAGGACCGAACGCGGAGGTTGCCCGTATGTGCCCCGGGTACGCGCAGCGACATGGCCTTCGACCCACTCCAGCAGCGGGGCATCCCGCTGGACGAGCAGCTGCGCGACTGGCGGGAGCTGAACGTCACGCCGATCGACCCGGACCACGCCGACCCGTACACGCGGTGCCGGATCATCACCATGAACGGCATCGAGACCGAGGCGATCCTGTTCAGCCACCAGCTCGCCCGGCACTGCCCGGACCCGGAGATCAAGCAGCGGCTCGCCCGCGTGCGTTACATCGAGGCCCAGCAGCAGAAGACGGTGAACTGGCTGCTGCCGGGGTCGTCGTCGGTGCTGGAGACGACGATCGCCTACGAGCAGGTGGCGGTGGACCTGACCGCCTGGGTGGCGCGGATGGAGCCGGACTCCTACCTGCGCCAGGCCTACCAGTTCGGCGTCCTGGAGGACTTCGACCATCTCTACCGCTACGCCAACCTCTACGAGATGATCGAGCACCGCAAGGCCGAGAAGATCGTGGACGGGCTGACCGAGGTGATGCCGGGCCGGCCCACGTACCTGCACCACCGCGATCCCCTCGACAACGTGCGCCAGCCCTACGACCGCAGCGTCACCGAGCCGCTGTCCCGGCTGCACGCCCTGACGATCATGTCGGCCGAGCAGCAGACCATGAACTTCTACATGAACGTCGGCCCGACGTACATGGAGCCGATCGCCCGGCAGCTCTACCAGGAGATCGGCATGGTCGAGGAGGAGCACGTCACCCACTACGAGTCACTGGTCGACCCGGGCGAGAGCCTGTGGGAGCAGCTGCTCAACCACGAGTACAACGAGTGCTACCTCTACTACTCCTTCATGGAGACCGAGTCCGACCCCAAGGTGAGGAACATCTGGGAGCTGCACCTGAACATGGAGCTGGAGCACCTGCGGCTGGCGGCCGAGCTGTTCCAGCGGTTCGACGGGCGCGATCCCGACCAGGTGCTCGCTCCCGCGCTGCCGCCGCCGGTGACGTTCGAGCCGAACAAGGGGTACATCCGGGAGCTGCTCGCCACCCAAATCGACTGCACCACCCTGGGCACGGGGTACGTCAAGGAGGCGCACGAGCGCTTCACCCGCATGCAGGAGGCTGTGATGGCCGGGGAGAAGCCGGCGTCCGAGCGGGTCATCGACGACAACCGGGCGATCTCCGGGCGCGAGTACCGGCTGGAGACGGAGGGGCCGCATCCGGCCGGTCTCCAGCTCAGCCGCTGAGCCGGAGGAGCCGCGTCCGGCGGGCCTGCGGCTCGGTCGCTGATCGCGGGCGGTTAGAGTGCGGCATCATGACAACAGTCGCGCTCGTCACCGGCGCCTCGCGCGGCCTCGGGGCCGCCATCGCCCGCAGGCTGGCCGCCGACGGCCTGGCCGTGGCCGTCAACTACCGCTCCGACCGGGCCGGGGCCGAGCAGGTGGTGGATTCCGTCCGTACGGCGGGCGGGGTCGCGGAGGCGTTCGCCGCCGACATCACGGACGAGACCGCCGTCCAGACCCTGATCGCGACCGTCACCGAACGGCTCGGCCCGGTCGGGGTGCTGGTGGCCAACGCGACCGGTCCGCAGCCGACCGCCCCGGTCGAGGACCTCACCTGGCAGGCGCACCTCGACCAGCTCACGTTCTTCGTCAAGAGCCCGACGCTGCTCGTGCAGGCGGTGCTGCCCGGCATGCGCGAGCTGGGCGGCGGCCGCGTCATCCAGATCGGCTCCGACATCGTGGACCGCAAGCTGCCCGACACCTCCGCCTACACCGCCGCCAAGGCCGCCCAGCACGCCCTCACCGAGGTGTGGTCCAGGGAGCTGGGCCGCCACGGCATCACGGTGAACGTGGTCGCGCCGGGCTGGATCCCGGTGGAGCGGCACGAGGGCCTGGACGAGAGCGCGTACCTGGAGGAGGTGCCGCTGAGGCGGATGGGCACGCCGGAGGACGTGGCGGCGGCGGTGTCGTACCTCGCCTCCGAGGGCGGCGCGTTCGTCACCGGCCAGCGCGTCACCGTCAACGGCGGGCACACGTGACCTGGGCGGGCGTATTCCAGTTTGGGTACTCGGCCAGGATTCGCTAGAGTTCTCTCGTCGCCCCGGGGTGCAGCCCAGGGGCGGATGCGGAAGTGGCTCAGTGGTAGAGCATCACCTTGCCAAGGTGAGGGTCGCGGGTTCGAATCCCGTCTTCCGCTCGGAGCTTCCGGCTCGGTGGCGTGGCCGAGAGGCGAGGCAGCGGCCTGCAAAGCCGTCCACACGGGTTCAAATCCCGTCGCCACCTCACTAGGACGATTAGCTCAGCGGGAGAGCGCTTCCCTGACACGGAAGAGGTCACTGGTTCAATCCCAGTATCGTCCACCACACTCCAAGGCCCTGGCTGATCAGCCGGGGCCTTCGTGTTGCGGCGGCTGGGCTGGGCCGTCGCGTTGCGCCGCTGTGGTGGGCTCGCCGTGCTGGCCGCGGTGCTCTCGGGGTGCGCTGTGCTGCTTGCGCCAGCGGGCTGCGCTGTGCTGTGCCGCTGGCGAATCAGGCTGTGCGGTTAGCGCTGCGGTGGGCGGCTGCGATGAGCCGCTGCGATGAGCCGTGGTGCGGGTATCGGGATCGGCGCTCACCAGGTGGCCACTTCCGGGTCACCGGATGAGCGGGAGCGGGCTGTGGCGGGCAGATGACAGGGCGTGGCGAAGACGACCCCTACGTTGCCGGCCCCCACGGTGGCGCGGACGACGACGACGCGGACCTTCCTGCTCGCCGCCGCGGCCTGCGCACTCGGCCTGGCCACCCTGTGCGCCCTGCCGCCCGTCGGCGGGTTCCTGCTCGGCCGGGCCGTGGCGGCGGCGCTGGTGTTCCCCGGGCTCGGGCAGGGGCGGGCCGTGGGAACGGCGGTGACGCTCGTGCTGTTCTCCGTGACGCTGACCGGCGGGGCGTACCTGGCGTACAGGTGGTCCGGGTTCGGCGAGTCGCGGGTCGGGCTGCTCGTGTGCTGGGGGCTGGCCGGTGGTCCCGCCGGGGTGCTGGCGGTGCTGGTGTGGGCGCGGGGGCACCGGCTGCCGTTCGCTCCGTACGCCGCTGACGCCGCCTCGTGGGGGATGGCGGTCGCGCTGCTGGCCGGAGGGCTGGCGATGGGCGGGACGCGGGTGCTGCCCGCTGCCGGGCGGGAGCGGAGCCGGGTGTTCCGGCCTCGGGCGTGGGTGTTGCCGTGCCTGGTGGCCGGGTGGTCGGTGGGGTGGAGTCTGTTGCTGCGGGAGCGGTTGCCGTGGCTGGGGTGGCTGCCGTTGTCGTTCGACTATTTCGAGCAGGTGGCGGTGGTGCTGGCGACGGTCTCGGCGGCGTCGCTGGAGGGGGCGCTGCGGCGGCGGTTGCCCGTGGCGGGGCGGCCCGGCAGGGCGTTCGTGCTGGCGTGGATCGCGTTGTGCGTGGCGCCCGTCGTGTACGCGGCCGTCGTGGCCATCGACCGGGGCATGCGGGAGTTTTTGCTGGCCGCGCCGCTGAGCACGGGGTGGGTGGCCGAGTACGCCACCGACGTGACGGCGGTGCTGGTGGCCGTGCCCGTGCAGACGGTTCTGCCGCCGCTGGTGCTCGCGGGGGTGGCGACCGGGGTGCAGCGGATGCTGCCCGCCGCCGAGAAGCCTCCCGGTCCCGTCGATCCGGTGCGGACCGATCGGCGGTGGGGCCTGGTGGTGGCGGGGGCGGTGGTGGCGCTGACGTACTTCTGCCTGGCCGTGACCTCGCGTTTCCCGCTGCTGACGGGACGCATGTTCGATGCGGGGACGCCTGTGACGGTGCGGGCGGTGGCGATGCTCGCCCCGCCCGATCCGGGGCTGGGCCGCGTTGTGGTGGTGTGGTCATGGGTGATCGCCGCGGTGTTCGCGGTGGTGGCGACGGTGCTCGTGTACGTCGCGGTGCGGGGGCAGCTTGTCCGAGTCTTTCCCGTTTCGTGCTATCCGGTGCTGGTGGGGGCGCTCGCGCTGGCCGCCGCGCTGGCGTGGAACGTGGGCGGCCTGGTGGCGTTCGCGGTGGCCGGGGGGCGGCCCGCCGGGATCTCGCCGGCGGTGGAGGCGGCCGAGTTCACGGTGTTCGCGGCGCCGGTGTTCGGGGCGGTGTTGTTCATCGTGCACTCGCAGGTGGGGGTGTCGAGGTTCGCCCGGGTGGTGGAGCTGGAGGGCGGGCAGACGTGGGAGCAGCTGGCAGAGCGGTACCGGGCGTGGAAGGAGCAGGTGCGTGAGCACGTGCCGGGGAGGAGGGAGCGGGGGCTGATCGCGGCGAGGGCGGCCGGGGGTGCGCTGGTGCCCGCCGTGGTGGCCGGGGCCGTGCAGGGGTTCGCCGGGTTGCCGGACGGTGGGGGGTTCCTCGTCTTTCCCGCGCTGTCGGCCGGGGTCGCGGCGGTGGACAGCCTGACCGGGCTGGCCTATCTCGTGCTGCTGGCGGGGCTGGTCCACGTGGGGCTGGCGCGGGTCAACTTACGGGAGCGGCGGTGGTCGGTGTGGCTGACGGTGTGGGGGATGTCGGTGCTCGCCGGTGGGATCGCCGTGGCCGGCACGTCCGTGGTCACAGGCGGGATGAGCGGGACGGGCGGGCTCGGCGGTGAGGTGGGCGGGGTCGGCGTGGCTGCGGGGCTGCAGCTCGGGTTGCTGGCCGGGCCGTTCGCGGTGGCGGGGGTGGCGGTCGCGGTGCGGCGCAGGGTGCTGCTGGCGGGCGGCGTGGTGCTGGCCCTGGTGGCGGCGGCGCCGCTCGTGCTCAAGGGCGGGGAACGGGTGCCGCTCGCGGTCGGTACGGCCGTCTGGCGGGAGCGGCTGCCCGGGCTCACCCTCGACGTCTCCTACCCCCGGGTCACGGGCGCGCCGGACGCGGCCCGGGTCAACGCCGCGCTGGTGGCACCGGTGCGGGCGTACGTGGTCGAGGCGCTGCGCCGCCACCGCGGTGCCCCTGGTGCGCGGGTCGCACTGACGGGCGGTTACGCCCTCGTCCGCAACGACGCGAACGTCATCTCCGTGCGATACGCCCTCACAGGCGAACTCGGCCGCGCCATCACCTACGACCGCCACGCGACCAGAACCCTCACCGTCCGGGACGTCTTCGCCCCACCGGCCTTCACCCCGACGGGCCGCCGGCGCCTGGCCGACACCCTGCGCCCGCTCATCCCCGAGCACCACGACCCGAGAACCGTGAGCGTGGACAGCGACCGCCTGCTGGTCAACCTCGCCCCGGCCGCCGTCGAGCTCACCTTCGGCCGCGACTACTTCTGCGCCCCCTGCCCCCCGTTCACGGTGCGAGTACCAGAGGAACGCCTGCCCGGCCTGGTCATCCGGCGTCCTTAGCGCGACGATCAGCACATGGACCATCAGGAGATCGCCGACCGATTAGAGATCACCGGCCTGCTGGCACGGTACACCTACGCCATCGACTCGGGTCAGTGGGACCTGCTCGACGAGGTGTTCTGCCACGACGCGGTGATCGACTACAGCTCCTCAGGCGGCATCAGAGGCACCCGGGACGAGGTCAAGGCGTGGCTGGCCGAGGTGCTGGTGCACTGGCCGGCCCGGCTGCACCTGATCGGGGCCGCCCGCGTCGACTTCGACGCCGACGGCGCGGCCCGGGTGAGCGCGCCCTTCACCGACACCCTGGCCCCGACGCGGGAGATGACGGCCGCCGGGAGCGAGGGTTTCCTGCACGGCGGCGGTTACTACCACCACCGCCTGCGCCGCACCCCCGACGGCTGGCGCAGCACCGAGCTGGTGGAGGAGCAGAGCTGGCGCACTGTGTGCTGAAGACTGTGTGCCGAAGTACGAACATCTCCATGCCGTAATTCGATTCCGAAACTTTCCGCTTTGAGGTGGAATTGAACCGGACGACGGTCGGGAGCCGTCTCCATGGTTGTTCACCCGAAGTTCATCGGCCGGGGAAGCGGAGCGGTGGGAGGCCCGCCACCCCATGGGTGTGCCAGGTGATTCCGGCTTGCCACGGGGGTGATGGCCTGTGATCGAGACACTGGAGTGGACTCTCCTCGACGGAGAGCACGCGCTGCTCGTCAAGGGGGACATGCGGCGGGCGCGCGAGCGGTTCGACTACGCCTACGCGGAAGCGGCCCAGCGCGGCGAGGCCGCCGCGCTGGCGCGGGCGGCGCTCGGCCTGGGCGGGATGTGGGTGCACGAGCACCGCACGGCCGCCGCCGCGGCGACGGTGCGGGTGCGCCAGCGGCAGGCGCTGTCGCAGCTCGACCCGGACTCGCCGCTGGCCCTGCGGTTACGCATCAGGGTGGCGGCCGAGGACGACTACCGCACCGGCCGCCAGGACGCGATCATGGCGCTGGTGTCGGAGGCGAGGGCGGCCGACGACCCGGTGGCGCTGGCCGAGGCGCTGAGCCTGGCGCACCACTGCATGCTCGGCCCCGGTGACGGGGCGCGGCGGATGGAGCTGGCCAGGGAGCTGATCGGGGTGGCCTCCCGTACGGGCCGCCGCTCCGACCTGCTCATCGGCCTGCTGTGGCGCACCGTGGACCTGCTCCTGGAGGCCGACCCGCACGCGGAGCGGGCGCTGGGCGAGCTGCGCATCGCGCTGGAGGGCGAGGGGCAGCAGGCCATCGAGTTCGTGGTGGGCGCGATCGAGGTGATGCTGAGTACCAGGGGCGGCCGGTTCGAGCACGCCGAGGAGCTCGCCGCCGCCTGCTACGAGCGCGGCAGGGCGGCCGGCGATCACGACGCGCCCGGTTGGTACGTCCGCCAGCTCGCCGCCGTCCGCTGGTACCAGGGCCGGATCGGCGAGCTGGTCCCCCTGCTGAGCGGCCTGCTGAACTCGCCCATGCTGCCCGCGGTGGACGACTCGCCGTACGCGGGCCTGGCGGTGGCCGCCGCGGCGGCAGGGGACCGGCGGCTGGCCGAGAGCATGCTGGCCAGGCTGCGCCGCAGCGTCCTGGCCGACCGGCCGCCGCGCACGAGCACCTGGCTGATGTCGATGTACGCGATCGTCGAGGCGGCCGACCTGCTGGGCGACGCCGACCTGGCGGCCAGGGCGGCGGCGATGCTGGCCCCGTACGCGGGCCTGCCCGTCATGACCAGCCCCGGCATCGCCTGCTTCGGCTCCTCCCGGCACAGCCTGGGCGTGGCCGCGATCACCACCGGCGACCTCGACCTGGCGATCACGCACCTGCGCAGGGCCGTGCACGAGAACCTGGCGCTGGGCCACTGGCCGGCGGTGGCGCTGTCGCGCTCGCGGCTCGGCCAGGCGCTGGCGATGCGCGACGGGCCCAGGGACGAGGGGGCGCGCAGGCAGCTCGCGCTGGCCGCCCAGGAAGCCGAGGTGCTCGGCATGCACGTGCCCCGGTACGTGGCCGAGCGCGTGACCTGCCGGCCCGTGGGCGGGCAGTGGCGGGTGGAGCTGGGCGCGCGCACCGCGCTGGTGGAGCACTGCGTGGGCATGCTGCACCTGGAGACGCTGCTGGCCAACCCGGGCAGGGAGATCCCTGCCGCGGACCTGGCCGCGGGGTCGCCCGACGCCGTACCGGCGCAGGTGTCGGCGCAGCGCATGCTGGACGGGCCCGCCGGCCGGGCGTACCGGAACAGGCTGGCGCAGCTCGACGCCGAGATCGCGGAGCTGGAGGCCGGCCACCGGCGCGAGCAGGCGCAGAAGCTGCGGGCCGAGCGTGACTGGCTGCTGGCGGAGCTGGCCTCGGCGACCGGGCTCGGCGGGCGGCCGCGCGCGTTCGCCGGCAGCGAGGAGCGGGCCCGCACGGCGGTGGGCAAGGCCATCCGGCGCGCCGTGGATCGCGTCGCGATAGCCGATCCCGTCATCGGCGCGGAGCTGCGGGCGACCGTACGGACGGGGCTGCGCTGCGCCTACGACCCCGGCTGACCTGCCCGGACGCTCACGCTACAGACATATCGCGTTTGTGGCCAGCCGCCTTCAGGGCAGCGCCACTGGGGGCAGTGTCCCCCTGCCCATCCCGGTCGGAAAGGCTGTGCGGCACATGGCATTCGCATGGGCTCTTCTCGGTCACGACATAGCTGTCGATCTCGGTACGGCCAACACCCTCGTCTACGTCCGCAGGAAGGGCATCGTGCTGAACGAGCCCTCCGTCATCGCGATCAACCTGCACAAGAACACCGTCGTCGCCGTCGGCAAGGCGGCCAAGCGGATGGTCGGCCGCACTCCCCCGCACATCGCCACCATCCGGCCGCTCAAGGACGGCGTGATCGCGGACCTGGACGCGGCGGAGCGCATGCTGCGGCTGTTCATCCAGAAGGCGCACCCGAGCAGGTTCCTGGCCAAGCCGCGCATCGTGGTGGCCGTGCCCAGCGGCACCACCTCGATCGAGCAGCGGGCGGTCAAGGAGGCCGCGTACGAGGCGGGTGCGCGGCGGGTGCACATCATCGAGGAGCCCATGGCCGCCGCGATCGGCGCGGGGCTGAAGGTCGGCGAGGCCACCGGCAACATGGTGGTCGACATCGGCGGCGGCACCACGGAGGTGGCCATCGTCTCGATGAGCGGCGTCGTGGTGGCCAAGTCCGTCCGGGTCGGCGGCGACGAGCTGGACGAGGCCATCGTCACCCACATCAAGAAGGAGCACGCGCTGCTGCTCGGCGAGCGCACCGCCGAACGGCTGAAGATCGACCTCGGCATGGTGCGGGCCGCTCCCCCGCTCGGCGCCGACCCCGTGGGCCGGCACCGCGCCGGCCTGGTCGTGCCCGCCGAGGACGGGACGCCCGGCCCGGCCGACGACGAGCCCGGCGAGCCGCCGCCCGCGCCGCGCGGCTGGAACCCGTTCCGGTCCAGGCAGAAGCCGGAGAGCGCGGCGCCCGCCGCCGCGCCGCTCACGCTGGATCCGAAGACCTCCGCCCCGGTACGCGGGCGCGACCTCGTCAGCGGCCTGCCCAAGACCGCCACCATCACCGCCGAGCAGATCAGCGAGGCCATCGAGGACCAGGTGCAGGCCATCGTCGACGCGGTGCAGACGACGCTCGACCAGTGCCCCGCCGAGCTGGCGGGCGACCTGCTCGACAACGGCATCGTGCTGACCGGCGGCGGCGCCCTGTTACGGGGCCTGCCCGAGCGGATGGGCGAGGCCACCGGCATGCCCATCCGGCTGGTGGACAAGCCGCTGTACTCGGTGGCGCTGGGCGCGGGCCGCTGCGTGGAGCGCTTCCAGGCCATGCGCGACGTGCTGCTGCCCGATTGGTCGCGCCGGTGAGGCGGGCGCTCGTCCTGCTCGTCCTGGTGGCCGCCGTCCTGCTCGTCGCGATCGACCGTACGCTGGCGCCGCTGACCCCCGTACGGGCGGCGGGCGCGAGCGTGTACGGCGCGGTCGAGAGCGCGCTCGGCACGGCGGCCAGGGCGTTCGGCGGCCAGGACCGGCTGGTGGAGCTGGAGCGGGAGAACGCCGCGCTGCGGGCCAGGCTGCTGTCGTCCGGCACCCGGTCCGTGGAGCGGCTCGACGTGCCGGACGGGCGGCGGGGCGTGGCGGCGCACGTGGTCGGGTTCGGCCGGGGACAGAGCGTCACGATCGACGCCGGGGCCTCGTCGGGCGTCGAGCGCGACGTGACCGTGCTGAACGCCGACGGCCTGGTCGGCAAGGTCACCTGGGCGGGGCCCGCCACGGCGTCGGTGTCGCTGATCACCGACGCGGGCTCCTCCCTCGGGGCACGCGTGGCGGGCTCCGGTGAGCTGGGCGTGGTGACGGGGGTGCCCGGTCAGGGGCTGCGGCTGAGCCTGTTCGACCCGCACGCGCCGCTGGAGGTGGGTGACGAGGTGGTGACGCTGGGCTCGGCGGGCGGGCGGCCGTACGTGGCCGGGGTGCCCATCGGGACGGTCGCCGCGCTGGAGAGCGCGCCGGGGGCGGCCATCCGGACGGCGCTGGTGCGGCCCGCCGCGCGGCTGTCGGCGCTGGGGCTGGTGGCGGTGATCGTGCCGCGGCCGGAGAGGTGAGGGCGTTGGCGCTGGTGCTGCTGGCGCTCATCGCGCCGCTGGTGCAGGTGGTGCTGGTCAACCGGTCGCCGTGGGGCGGACCCGACCTGGTGACGCTGGCCGTGGTGTGGCTCGCGCTGGCCAGGGGGCCGGTCTGGGGGTGCGTGGCGGGGCTGGCCGCGGGGCTGGCCGCCGACGTGACGCCGCCCGCCGACGGGACCGTGGGGCGCACGGCGCTGGTGCTGTCGGTGACGGGGCTGCTGGCCGGGCGGCTGCGGGAGAGCGGGAGATCGTACGAGGGCTCCTTCGTGGCCAGGCCGCTGCTGGCCGGTGGGCTCGGGGCGGTGCTGGGCACGGTGTTACAGGTGGTGGCGGCGGTCGGGCTCGGGGACGAGCCGTGGCGCTCGGC
The nucleotide sequence above comes from Nonomuraea gerenzanensis. Encoded proteins:
- a CDS encoding ATP-binding protein — its product is MIETLEWTLLDGEHALLVKGDMRRARERFDYAYAEAAQRGEAAALARAALGLGGMWVHEHRTAAAAATVRVRQRQALSQLDPDSPLALRLRIRVAAEDDYRTGRQDAIMALVSEARAADDPVALAEALSLAHHCMLGPGDGARRMELARELIGVASRTGRRSDLLIGLLWRTVDLLLEADPHAERALGELRIALEGEGQQAIEFVVGAIEVMLSTRGGRFEHAEELAAACYERGRAAGDHDAPGWYVRQLAAVRWYQGRIGELVPLLSGLLNSPMLPAVDDSPYAGLAVAAAAAGDRRLAESMLARLRRSVLADRPPRTSTWLMSMYAIVEAADLLGDADLAARAAAMLAPYAGLPVMTSPGIACFGSSRHSLGVAAITTGDLDLAITHLRRAVHENLALGHWPAVALSRSRLGQALAMRDGPRDEGARRQLALAAQEAEVLGMHVPRYVAERVTCRPVGGQWRVELGARTALVEHCVGMLHLETLLANPGREIPAADLAAGSPDAVPAQVSAQRMLDGPAGRAYRNRLAQLDAEIAELEAGHRREQAQKLRAERDWLLAELASATGLGGRPRAFAGSEERARTAVGKAIRRAVDRVAIADPVIGAELRATVRTGLRCAYDPG
- the mreB gene encoding rod shape-determining protein; protein product: MAFAWALLGHDIAVDLGTANTLVYVRRKGIVLNEPSVIAINLHKNTVVAVGKAAKRMVGRTPPHIATIRPLKDGVIADLDAAERMLRLFIQKAHPSRFLAKPRIVVAVPSGTTSIEQRAVKEAAYEAGARRVHIIEEPMAAAIGAGLKVGEATGNMVVDIGGGTTEVAIVSMSGVVVAKSVRVGGDELDEAIVTHIKKEHALLLGERTAERLKIDLGMVRAAPPLGADPVGRHRAGLVVPAEDGTPGPADDEPGEPPPAPRGWNPFRSRQKPESAAPAAAPLTLDPKTSAPVRGRDLVSGLPKTATITAEQISEAIEDQVQAIVDAVQTTLDQCPAELAGDLLDNGIVLTGGGALLRGLPERMGEATGMPIRLVDKPLYSVALGAGRCVERFQAMRDVLLPDWSRR
- a CDS encoding hemerythrin domain-containing protein; amino-acid sequence: MAEQDVIELLMAQHGRIRDLFDEVEQAPPDKVEAAFDRLTRMLSVHETAEEEIVHPYARRKLDNGRGVVADRLTEENRAKRLLLDLHRSGVDHPQFWDGLAALRTAVSAHARSEERYEFARLRAQTSVAERRAMAAAVRAAETLAPTRPHPGTESATRNLLMGPPLVVMDRARDLIRKALGKR
- a CDS encoding SDR family NAD(P)-dependent oxidoreductase; translation: MTTVALVTGASRGLGAAIARRLAADGLAVAVNYRSDRAGAEQVVDSVRTAGGVAEAFAADITDETAVQTLIATVTERLGPVGVLVANATGPQPTAPVEDLTWQAHLDQLTFFVKSPTLLVQAVLPGMRELGGGRVIQIGSDIVDRKLPDTSAYTAAKAAQHALTEVWSRELGRHGITVNVVAPGWIPVERHEGLDESAYLEEVPLRRMGTPEDVAAAVSYLASEGGAFVTGQRVTVNGGHT
- a CDS encoding ArsR/SmtB family transcription factor encodes the protein MEHIARDADIAPVAALIADPTRAAILTALLGGRALAAGELARMSGVSAATASAHLAKLLDGGLVDVVRQGRHRYYRLAGHEIAEVLEVLARISARPPVRSLRQSRQARQLEEARTCYDHLAGRAGVGLLDRLKEGGYYDGHDVTQAGERLLSRLGVDVAGARRSRRRFAPECLDWTERRAHLGGALGAAITEVLFERGWYRRGSVPRAVVLTDEGREGLAELFSGKGLTSVTPVT
- the hutH gene encoding histidine ammonia-lyase, producing MRDNGVVNVGPEPLTFDDVIRVARHGAPVQLTDDAIAAIAAARQRVNELAESPVPAYGISTGFGALATRHIDPALRAQLQRSLVRSHAAGSGPEVETEVVRALMLLRLSTLATGHTGIRPTTAKTLAALISAGITPIVHEYGSLGCSGDLAPLAHVALTLMGEGVVRDASGTVQPAAEALKQAKIDPVELAAKEGLALINGTDGMLGMLILAIDDLTRLVRTADVSAAMSVEALLGTDRVFAPELQALRPHPGQALSAANMTKVLRDSGIMASHRDPAACTRVQDAYSLRCAPQVAGAARDTIAHAATVAGRELASAIDNPAVLADGRVESNGNFHGAPLAYVLDFLAVVAADLASMSERRTDRFLDVARNHGLPAFLADDPGVDSGHMIAQYTQAAIVSELKRLAVPASVDSIPSSAMQEDHVSMGWSAARKLRKSVDGLTRVLAVEVLTAARALDLRAPLEPAPATAAVLRALRETVPAPGPDRFLAPEIDSAVRLVAEGGVVAAAETVTGPLA
- a CDS encoding nuclear transport factor 2 family protein, whose protein sequence is MDHQEIADRLEITGLLARYTYAIDSGQWDLLDEVFCHDAVIDYSSSGGIRGTRDEVKAWLAEVLVHWPARLHLIGAARVDFDADGAARVSAPFTDTLAPTREMTAAGSEGFLHGGGYYHHRLRRTPDGWRSTELVEEQSWRTVC
- a CDS encoding ferritin-like domain-containing protein, which gives rise to MAFDPLQQRGIPLDEQLRDWRELNVTPIDPDHADPYTRCRIITMNGIETEAILFSHQLARHCPDPEIKQRLARVRYIEAQQQKTVNWLLPGSSSVLETTIAYEQVAVDLTAWVARMEPDSYLRQAYQFGVLEDFDHLYRYANLYEMIEHRKAEKIVDGLTEVMPGRPTYLHHRDPLDNVRQPYDRSVTEPLSRLHALTIMSAEQQTMNFYMNVGPTYMEPIARQLYQEIGMVEEEHVTHYESLVDPGESLWEQLLNHEYNECYLYYSFMETESDPKVRNIWELHLNMELEHLRLAAELFQRFDGRDPDQVLAPALPPPVTFEPNKGYIRELLATQIDCTTLGTGYVKEAHERFTRMQEAVMAGEKPASERVIDDNRAISGREYRLETEGPHPAGLQLSR